DNA from Timaviella obliquedivisa GSE-PSE-MK23-08B:
GGTGCTAGGGGCATCTTCGCCGGAACGACCCCAAGATCTAGGATTTAAAGTCCACTATCTGGGCAAGCTCAGTGATGATCTCTCTCTGGCGGTCACCTACTCAGCGATCGACGCTGTCGCAGTCCCTTCCCTCCAAGACAATTTACCTAACGTCATTCTGGAGGCAATGAGCTGTGGTTCTCCCTGCATTGGTTTTAATCTGGGCGGCATTCCCGATATGATCGAGCATCAGGTTAATGGTTACCTCGTACAACCCTTCAGTGTGGAAGACCTAGCAACGGGTATTGCCTGGGTTTTAGGCGACAAAGACCGTACACAAAATCTCTCTCAACGTGCCAGAGCCAAAATAGAACTCGCCTTTAATCTCGAACTTCAAGCTCACCGATATCAATCTCTTTATCAAGAATTGTTAGCCGCGAGCAACGGAAATCTGTCTAACAGTTCGTTTAGAAAAACGGAGCGGTAGCTTGAACTCTCAATCCTATCAAATCAACTCTTTTCTAAAAAAGCTAGAAGTTGTTCTATCCATAGGTCTACTGACGATTATTCCAACGATGCGCTCTCAGCCCCGCATTGTTGAACTATCAGTTAGCTTAATTATTTACACATTTATTTTTAGCATTTTTGTCAAAAGCTGGAGACGAATAATCTACGTTGCTTTTAGCGATTGGATTCTATTGTCGCTGTGTCTCCTCGCCGTTCTATCATTCACGTGGTCTGTTAACCCTTCTAGCACTTTATCTGAACTTAAGTTTTTACTCCGTGGAACCATCTTTGGCATCTATCTCGCGCTGCGATATAGTCCCAGAGATTTACTGCGGCTGTTGGCTTGGACGGCTGGAATTTCTATGATTCTTAGCATTTTCATGGCTCTGTTTATTCCTGCCTATGGTTTACACAATTATGATGGGGCGCTGGTTTGGAAAGGAATTTTTACCCATAAGCAAGGTCTAGGCGCTTACATGGGTTTGTCAGCCTCAATTTTTATTACCCATTTCATTGATCCCAGAAGCAACCGTTGGCTGGCGGGTTTGGGTCTTGGGACAGCCTTTCTACTCATTGTGCTATCCGATAGCAAAACAGGGATGTCCCTGCTGCTGCTGTCCTTGGTTTTTATCCCGTTGTATCAAGTTGTGAAACAGCAAGGCGCATTGAGGACTTTTCTTCTACTTTCGGCGCTCACCTTGTTTGGTGTGATCGCAATGACTATCGTCATGAATTTTCAGACCATCGTGGTTGATTACATGGGCAAAGACCCAGAGTTAACGGGGCGAGTACCCTTGTGGACCTTGGCGATCGCCAAGGGAATGGAACACCCTATTCTAGGATTTGGCTATAACGGGTTTTGGAGTTCCGACGCTTCAGATATCGTCATCTTTCATTCCTGGGCAGTCAGAGATCCTTACTTCAGAGATCGCTCCATTCTCTTCCATGCTCACAACGGTTTAGTTGACCAGTTCCTACAATTTGGCTTCGTGGGTCTAACTCTATTTTTTCTCAGCATTTTCACATTCCTCATCCGAGTCATTAAACTGACCTTGATCAATCGTTCTGCCGAAGATTTTTGGGGATTTCTGTTTATCGTAATTTTCTTGTTCAATAACGTCACGGAGGGCAGAATCATTTTGTATCAAGATTATCTCTGGATTGTTTATGTTGCCTGGGCTTATTCAACAGCCCTACGAGAGCAATTCTTAGATCACCAGAATAAGTCCTGGCTAGCTGAGAGAAGAAATCAAATTATCCCCTCATCGCTCTCGTCGAAGTCATTGCTAAATAAAGTTGGATGACCTATTGCAAGCCCAGTATTGAAGCATTCTATACAACTTCACACAACATTTAAGGATTGAAAGATATGCATTCTCTGCAACAACGTCATCTAAGCAAACCTGAACCGTTAGAACTACCTAGCATCTCTATTGTGGTGCCCAACCATCAAGGGGGTCTAACCATTGGTCAAACCTTGCAAAGCTTGCTCGACCAAAACTATCCTAATCTGGAGATTATTGTGATAGATGGAGGTTCGACGGATGACAGTATTAGCATCATTCGGCAGTTTGAATCTCATCTGACTAAATGGATCAGCGAACCCGATCGCGGTCAATCCCATGCTATTAACAAGGGCTTTGCTTGCTGTACAGGCGACATTGTGAATTGGCTATGTAGTGATGATCTCCTGGCACCCAATGCCCTCCACACAATTGGCAAAATTTTTACGAGTGATCCTGAAATTGATGTTCTCGTAGGACGTTGTCGTATCGAATATCTAACCGACGAGAACCCAGGGATTCCCCTGAAGGCTTCGCGCTTCTGGCTTAACCTCTTACAACGGTTCATGCCCCTAGGAACGATCGTTCAGGAACCTGACAATGACCACGTTTTTATTCGCTCAACCACCCTAGAACAAATTAATTTGATGCCCGCTAGTGTGCCTATTCACCAGCCTAGCTGCTTCTACCGCCGCCGATTATTAAATCGAGAGCATCCAGTCAACGAAGACTACCATTACACAATGGATATTGAACTATTCAACTATTTTTATGCCTCTGGTGTGCGCTGGCAAACTACGGATGCAGTTCTTAGCATTGCCCCAGTGAGTGGTCAGAATAAGTCAAGTCTGGCAGGGATTAAAGCCACCTATGAGCTTGAAAAAATTTATGCCACCTATGTCCAGGAGCGCATTCCCCTGACCTACTGGCATCGTCATTTACGATATCCCTTGGAGCGTTTCCTCAAGCAAAATCAGAACACTCTGTGGATTTATTTAATTGGGCCTTTATGGGTCGCTATCACACTACTGTTGGCTCCTTTCTATGGTTTTAAACGGGCTTGGGCGTTGCGCTGGACATCTTGGATTTAAGGAACTCTCTCTTAAAGCTTCTCTCTCTCGATAAAGTTGCTATCTCTGACTCAGGTTTTAACATTTCATGCAACGACGAGATTTTCTAATGGGTTTAAGTATTTTGGCTGCTGTATCTCCTGCTCTAGCGAGAGATTTGTCCGTCGAAGCGTCTCTCCATCTTCATGCTCTCAAGAAGGGATTGATTTTTGGTGCTTGTCCAGAACTCGATTCTCTGAGCCAAGACCAAGCCCTATTGTTAGCCTTTCTGCGAGAGTGCGGAGCAATGACGATCGAAACGTTTTGGGCGCTGATTCGCCCGACGGAAAATAGCTTTGATTTTTCAGTCATTGATCAATTTGTTGAATTCGCTCTTGATCGTAATTTACTGGTTCGAGGTCATCCTTTGATTTGGCATCTGCTTAATCCTGAGTGGTTAGACGCTAAGTTGATAGATTCTGGGACAACGGTTAGTCAGGTTGAAGAACTCTTGTTCAATCACATTTCTACTGTCGTCGGTCGTTATGCTGGCAAAGTCTGGGTTTGGGATGTGGTCAACGAGGCGATCGAACCTGAGGATGGACGAAGCGATGGACTAGCACTGCGTCCTTGGTTCAAATGGCTGGGTTCCGATTACATTGATCTAGCGTTTTGGACTGCGGCTCAAGCTGATCCCCAAGCCTTATTGGCGTATAACGACGGAGGACAAGAGTATAACTTACCCCTAAATGAGGCAAAGCGAGATGCGGCGCTCCAACTGCTGGAACGATTGACATCCAAAGGCGTGCCTATCCATATCTTTGGATTGCAATCTCATCTGAAGGGATATCCTGAAAATTTCAACCCCGATAAACTTCGTCGCTTTCTTCGTGATGTTGCAAGTTTGGGTTTGAAAATTATGATCAGTGAGTTAGATGTGATTGATCGCCTGCTGCCTGCTGATACCACCGATCGCGATCGCCAAGTTGCCAGCGTGTATAAAGATTATCTTGATGTCGTTCTAGACGAACCCGCAGTTTTTTTTGTCAACACTTGGGGCATCAGCGATCGCTATACCTGGCTCGCTCAGCAAGAACCTCGCTTAGATGGTTTGTCGGTTCGCCCGTTACCCCTAGATGACCAAATGAATCGGAAACCTGCTTGGTATGCGATCGCTCAAGCCTTCGACCAGTGTCCTCACCGCAGAGTTTAACGGGATCTTGAACCCGAATATTACAAAGAACCGAATATTACAAAGAATTTGACGATCCTCTGAAACCCTTATCCCTTAAATGCATCTTACATATGGCTATAAGAGTTGCTTACGTTACAACCTACAACGCCCAACAGATTAAAAGCTGGGGAGGCGGAACAGCCTATTTTATGGCTCAGGAATTTCAAGAACAAGGAGTCGGAGTCGATTATATTGGTCCACTCACAGAAAATCGACAACTGACCGGACTCAAGTGGCGCTTTTATCGGCATATCTTAAAGCAAAACTACTTTTTAGAACGAAACAAACGGGTTGCCCAAGATCTAGCAAACCAAGTCTCTAAAAAACTCATCGCAACCTCTGCGAATGCCGTCCTTGCGCCTATTCCTACACCCATTTGTTATCTTGACTGCCAACAGCCCATTACCCTTTGGGCAGACGCAACCTTTGCAGGTCTAGTCAACTTCTATCCCGACTTTTGTAACCTCTCCCAAGAATCATTAAAAGATGGACATAATAGTGAGCAAGCGGCTCTAGATCGCTGCCGTGTCGCAATTTTCTCATCAGATTGGGCTGCCAAAACTGCTGTAGAGCACTACAACCTCAATCCCTCTAAAGTCAAAGTTGTGCCTTACGGCGCAAATCTGACTGGCTCCCATCGAGATTACGACAAAATTAAAAATATTGTTTATACTCGACCTTCCAACCAATGTAAGCTACTGCTTCTAGGAGTGGATTGGGTTCGTAAAGGAGGCAGCCTTGCCTTGGATGTTGCCAAGATGCTCAATCAAGCTGGATTAGAGACCACTTTAACAGTCGTGGGATGCCATCCTCCTTCAGAGCAACCTATTCCCAGCTACGTTCATTCCCTGGGTTTCATTGATAAATCTACAGCCGCAGGCACTCAAAAAATTAATGACTTACTTGCTGAATCACATTTTCTGATTCTCCCCTCTAGAAGTGACTGCACGCCTATGGTTTTTGGTGAAGCAAATTCCTTTGCTTTGCCTTGCCTCACAACTGATGTCGGCGGCATTCCCACTCTCATTAAAAATGATTTGAATGGGAAGACTTTTTCCTTGCAGTCTCATGCGGCTGATTACTGTGATTACATACTCAGTTTATTCATCAATTTTTCGAGATATCAAGAATTGGCACTGTCATCTTTCCAAGAATACGAAGCGCGCTTGAATTGGTCTGTTGCTGTCAAAACTGTTAAACAAATCATGTCTGATACTATGTCATGAGAATTACTTGCTGAATGTTTCTCTTATTGTTATGATCTTGACCGTTATCAAGCTATAAATAGTCGTATATTTACGTAGTCCAGTTTGTTTGCAGAGTCTATTGATGAAAAATGGTAGCGATGATGTTCATCACTGTTCAAAGGATTTAGCAAGTACTCTGACTCATTAAGTTGTTAGCTAGGCTGCCAGAACCCTGTTTCCAGTTTTACCAATAGTTATCTATAACGCTTTTTTATAGTGAACTGCTGTCATCCTTCTTTCCAGGGTGACCAGGGAATAAGCCGCATTCAGTCCTAGATTCTAAACGCCATGCGCAAGCCCGTTATCACCATTTTTTATCAGTTTGACCCCTGGAATCCAACCATTGGGGGCATTCAATCGATCGTCCGCTATTTTCTTAAGTATGCGCCCCCTGAGTTTGCGTTGCGCTTTGTAGGAACCACTGCCTCATCTGACCTGGCGATCGGGAAATGGCATGTCAAAGAATTAGAAGGACGTGAGCTATTGTTTATGCCACTCCTCTTTTTAGAGAATGACAACATCAAACAGCGAGTCCCAACCTCTGTTCGCTATACGCAGGCTTTGATGACTCGTCAGCTAGACTCTGATTTTATGCATTTTCATCGGATAGAGCCAACCTTAGTCACTCGGAGTTGGTCAGGAGAAAAAACGCTGTTTGTTCACAATGATATTTATCAGCAGATGTCGTCAAATGACGATCACAGCGCAATTTCGTGGCGACGATTTCCTCAAGCTTATTTTTTCTTGGAACAGTCACTCGTCAAGCAGTTTGACCAAATTATGTCTTGCAATTCTGACTCGATGAAACTTTATCAAGAACGCTACCCGGACATTGCCAGTCGCATCCGATATATTCGCAACATTTTTGATGATCAGGTTTTTTACCCGCTCTCATTACTAGAACGAGAACAGGCACGACAATCTTTTGCCCGTCAACTCCAGCTTGCAGATGATACTCAATTCATTCTTTTTGCGGGGCGACTACAGCCTCAGAAAGATCCTCTGCTGTTGATTGATTCTATCGCGGCGCTGAACCAACCTAATGTTCATCTATTAGTAGTAGGAGACGGAGATTTGATGAAACAGGTTCAGAGCCGCATTGCCGAACAAAACTTGGCTCAGCAAGTCACTTTGTTAGGAGCCTTAGAGCAAAGAAAGCTGGCTGATCTCCATCGTCTTGCTAGTGTTTGTGTTTTGACCAGCATCTACGAAGGGTTGCCTGTCGTGGCGCTCGAATCTCTGGCTTGTGGGACTCCTTTGGTCACTACACGCTGTGGCGAAACTCCCAATCTATTGACGGTTGATAGCGGCATTATTTGTGAGGAGCGATCGCCTGAAGTCATTGCCCAAGCTCTGCGCCAAGTGCTTAACCATCCAGATCACTATACTGCTTGCGTCGAAGTTGTTCAGCCCTACAGTGCTCGGCATGTCGTTCATAGCACTTACGCCAGTATGTTACACCGTTGGGAGCAGCGCACCTCTGCCTCAGCTGTAGCCTAGCTACTTCTTAATTTTATCCCGACCTATTCCTTGATTCAGCAAGCGACCCGGAGAAACAAAATCTATGAAAATTGCTGTGATTGGTGCAAGGGGTCTGCCTCCCATTCCTCAAGAGGTTGCTAGTCTAGATCATGATGATGTTCGTCATGGGGTGCCATTCCAAGGTGCGGCAACCAGCGGAATTGAGCATTACTGTGCAGAATTGTATCCACGGGTTGTTGAGGCAGGACATACTGTTGACTTATTTGCCCGTTCTTCCTACGTTAATCGTTCGTGGTACCGCCATTTTCACGATCGCGGCGTTAGAGTAATTCCCATGCCCTGCCTCAATAAGCGAGGAGCAGACGCATTGATTAGTTCATGCTTTGGTGCAATTTCTTCTGTCCTTCATCATTATGATATCGTTCATTTCCATGCGCTAGGGCCTGCACTTTTTAGCTTTTTACCCCGCATTGCAAGCTCCTCAAAGATCGTTGTTTCTTGTCATGGATTAGATTGGCAGCGCGTTAAATGGGGAAAATTTTCTAGCCGATTGATTCGTCTGGGTGAAGAAACTGCCGTTCGCTACGCCCATGAAATCATTGCTGTTTCTCAACCCCTTCAAGGTTACTTTTGGAAAACCTATGGGCGGCAAACCGTTTATATCCCTAACGCGCCAGCCACTTACGAGGCTTCTGATCCCGCTTTTCGGTTCGGCTCCGCTCTAGGGTTACGACCCAAACGCTACATGATTTATCTAGGACGGTTGGTTCCAGAGAAAGCACCAGATTTGCTGATTCAAGCCTTCCAAAAATTGCAGCCTCCAGGATGGACGCTTGTATTCATCGGTAAAAGTAGCGATACTTCGTCATTTACTTCTAATCTGCTAGCTCTTGCCAATAAAAATCCAAATATTGTTTTCACTGGAGAGCTATCGGGAGGTCGTCTAGCGGAAATTGTTCGAGGTGCAGGTCTATATGTCTCAGCTTCTGAATTAGAGGGTTTACCACTGTCGATGTTAGAAGCAATGCAAGAAGGTATTCCGATGTTGGCTAGCGACATTCCTCCCCATCAACAGTTGGTGGGAGACGATCGCGGCGTTATGTTCCAAACGGGTAATCTTGATTCTTTTGTAAGTCAGATGGATTGGGCAATTTCTAATCCTCAGGACATGGCGGAACGAGCCAATCGAGCCCAGGAGTTCATTCGTTTGGGTTATCAGTGGGATGCGATCGTCACTGATACGATCAAACTCTATCGATTTCTAAAGAGTGAACAGGAATATAATCATTCAATAATTTAATTTTTTATACAGCCTTGGAAATCTGTAAAATCTTATTTTCTTTACTTTCCTCACATTTTAGTCTTGAGTCTTCGTTATTCATCCGGTATAATATGTGTGATTCATTGCACGGTTCTCAGTATAACTTCGGTCAGTCAACTATAGATTTCTATATTTAGGTTTTCTGCTTTTGGGGAAAGTAGAGGTCGTAGCGTTAAAGTCAATTCAATGCTTGAAAAAATACTATCCTGGTTCCAAGAAAATTAGCGAACATATCAACGTCTTTGAACAGAGTGTGTAGGTTATTTTTTATCAACTAACAGGCAAATTACTTGTTTCTAGCACAATAATTCTGGCAATTGTTCAAGTGACCTATCACTTCATTGCAGTACTTTATCGTTTTCTAACAGAACAAAAATTGTTAAAAAAAACCTTGAGGGGGCATAGTCACAATGGCTTCCAATTATTTGTCGACACTAAAGCCTGATTTGCGATCGCTAGGTTCAGATCTGCGCTCTCCCTCCATCACAAGATTCCGACGAGGAATTGTCATCAAGTGGTTGCGAGTCGCCCTCCTGGTCATCTCTGATGCAGTCGGCATTACTTCAGCATGGTGGTTAGCATCCTTGTTAGGAACACCCTTAGCTTCCCCTTGGCATGTCTCTCATAGTTCTCAGGGTGCCACATTATTGCCTCTTATTCTGGCAGTCATCATTGGTATTGTGGGCGCACGCGGGCTGTACAAAGCTGGTAATCATCGGCGAGATTATTTAGCCTTAATCAAGTCTGTTTCCCTTGCTGAAGTTCTTCTGCTTCTCATCGCTTTTCTATACGAGCCAGATCAAACTATTTCACGATCAACTTTTTTACTATCTTGGTTTTTGACGGCTGTATTCACAAGTGCGGGACGTTTTTGCTTAGATTTTACTACTCACTTCCTTCGCAAGCTGGGTGCTATTCGTTACTCTGTGTTTCTCATTTCTGAAATAGAGAACCGCGATCGACATTCTCATCTAATTGAACAAGAGAGCCACTACAACATTGTAGAAACAGCAGATGCGAGTGCTTTAGATCGAGCCAATCGGCAGAGAACTTTTGAGAGCTTGAGAAGTTTAGGCGTTGTTGAAACCTTTGTTTCTTGGCAAGCTATTCATCGGCGGCTGTATCTCTGTTGGCACTTCCAAAGGGCTGGAATTACCCTGCGAATTTTACCAACAAACTGGGAATCTTTTTTTCCTAGATCCGAGTTTCAGATGTTGGGAAACGTTCCTGCCCCTGCCATCACTGCTCCACTGATCGTGGGGAGCGACTACTGGGTTAAGCGCTGTCTTGATTTTTGCTGTGGGGCAGCCTTGTTTGTTGTGCTGTTTCCGCTTTACTTGGTTTTGGCGATATTGATCAAGCTAGACTCTCGCGGACCTATCTTTTTTAGACAAACTCGAATTGGTTTGCATGGTCGAAAGTTTAAGGTTTGGAAGTTCCGAACAATGGTGATTAATGCTGATCAGCTTCAGGTGACGTTGGAGTCTAAAAATGAAATGAAAGATGGCATTTTGTTTAAGATTAAAGATGATCCTCGCGTTACCACAATAGGCAGTGTTCTACGGCGTTACAGCTTGGACGAATTACCGCAGCTTTTCAATATCTTATTAGGGGAAATGAGTTTCGTTGGACCTCGTCCTTTGCCTGTCAGAGATGTAGCACGATTTGAGGAGAGGCACTTTATTCGGCAGGAGGTGCTTCCTGGAATTACTGGACTATGGCAGGTTTCTGGACGCTCTAACATTGAAAGCTTTGAAGATGCGGTCAATCTTGATATTAGCTACATTGCTAATTGGTCACTGTGGCTTGATTTAAAGATTTTAGTGCAGACAGTGCAGGTCGTTCTGCAAAGGAAGGGCGCTTATTAGTAGTAGGATGGCACTGTGAGGGGTTGCAACTCCTCAGCTTCTCTTATATCTTTTGTGCCCAGTGCCTCACTTGCTGACTGTTGAAACATTTATCAATGCCCCTGGAATTCTCTTGGATGTGCGCAGTCCATCTGAATTTGCTCAAGGGCATATTCCCGGTGCCGTAAGTTTTCCATTGTTTAGTAATGATGAACGATCGCAAGTTGGGATTTGTTACAAGCAAAATGGGCGGAATGCCGCAGTAGAGCTAGGATTTGCGATCGCGGGGTCAAAGTTTGCGGGTTTTATTGCAGAGGCAAAACAGTTGGCAGGCGATCGCCCTATCCGCCTTTACTGCTGGCGAGGTGGAATGCGAAGCGAAGCAGTCGCTTGGGTGCTAGAAATGGCAGGCATGAATGTTTCCCTATTGGTAGGTGGGTATAAAGCATTTCGCAACTGGGCACTCTCCCAATTTTTGATCCCTAAAAATGCAGTTAGTTTGGGTGGCATGACGGGAACCTGCAAAACAGATATTCTTACTGCTTTAGCCCAGAAAGGCGCACAGGTCTTAGATTTAGAAAATTTAGCCAATCATCGAGGTAGCAGTTATGGCGGAATCGGTCTATCGCCCCAGCCTTCCACCGAACACTTTGAGAACTTGATTGCAGTGCAGTGGGCAAAGTTTCACCCTGAGCGGACTGTCTGGATTGAGGCAGAGAGTAAACGAATTGGAACTTGCCGGATTCCGGAAGCGCTTTTTCAACAAATGGAAGAAGCAAAGGTCATTGAAATTTGCCGTCCTCGCTCAGAACGATTAGCGTCTCTCGTTCAATTGTATGGAGTCATGGATCGAGCAGATTTGATCGCTGCAACTGAGAGAATTCGGAAGCGCTTAGGTGGGCTGCGAACTCAACAAGCAATTGAGTTACTGCAACAAGGACAGATCACTGAGGCCTTTAATATTGTTCTAGACTATTACGACAAAACTTATACCTATGATTTGCAGCGACGGAAGAGCATGATTCAGCCCCTTGATGTTACGGGTCTTTTAGCAAGCTCAGCAGCACAAGCCTTACTAGAGCAGGAACAGTCATTGAACAATTCAAAAATTTTACAGACCGAAACTTTATAAACTGAGCAATGATGAGAACGCTGGTTTGCTGAAAGAGTGGTGATCAAAACATCATTATCTTTGGGAAGATGGGCAAGTCATAAGATGTGCTCGTGAACCATCAATACGGCAACCTAGCGCAGGTTTGGACGTTTATTATAGATAGGAGAAAAACATGGGCGGCGTGACAGTTTGGTTTACAGGTTTAAGTGGGGCAGGCAAAACCACCATACGGATGGCGGTAGAGCAAGTGTTGCGCGCCCAGGGGCACAAAGTCGAAGTTTTGGATGGTGACATTGTGCGGGAAAACTTGACGAAAGGGCTGGGCTTTAGCAAAGCAGACCGAGACGAAAACATTCGCCGGATTGGGTTTGTGTCTCATTTATTAACCCGTAATGGCGTGATTGTGTTGGTTTCGGCAATTTCACCTTACCGCGAGATTCGGGATGAGGTGCGGGGACGAATTGGGGATTTTGTAGAAGTCTTTGTCAATGCTCCCTTGGAGGTTTGTGAAGAGCGGGATGTGAAAGGGCTTTACAAGAGGGCACGATCTGGAGAACTGAAGCAGTTTACTGGCATTGATGATCCGTATGAAGCGCCTCTTTCACCTGAGATTGAATGCAGAACAGACTTAGAGACGCTAGAGGAAAGTACTGAAAAGGTTCTTCATTACCTCAAAGAACTGGGCTATTTGCCGGAAAACTCAAAGGCGGCGTAGAGATTTGGGATGCAGCTAAGTCTCTGTCGCCTGTTTCGCGGGCAATGGAGACCAACCTGTAATGCTGCGAAAATACAGCCCTCCTACTGTTCCTAAAAACATGAGATAGCCGATCGCCTGTACCAGATAAAGCTTTTGGGTATAACCAAAAAATACTTTAAGCAAAATCCCTGGAAATTGGCGATCGGGCAGAACGCCACTAGCATCCCACACTTGCGACCCTAGAATGCAAGAAGGACTGGCATTGGAGCAGAGATAAGCAAACTGTGGATCAACGTGCGATAAGACCGCGATCGCGCCATCAAATTTTCGCAGAGCCGTCACGACCAAACCGGAAACAATCAACAGCAGTAAAACTCCCATGACCTGAAAAAAGCGACGCAGGTTGATTTTTACACCCAGTTGGAACAGGAGAAACCCAATGCCTGTTGCGCCCATTAAGCCAGCCATAGCGCCTAATACAGGCATCCAGCCTTGCTGAAATTGAGCAGCAATAAATAAAACTGTCTCGAATCCTTCTCGTAAAACTGCGATCGTCACTAACCCAAACACGCCCCAGCCTCCTCCTTGGGCTCCTTCTAGAGCAGCCCCGATCGCTCCTTCTACTTCTGCTTTGAGAAAGCGTGCTTGCTGGGTCATCCAAACCAACATCCAACTCAGGAGGGCGATCGCCACAGTGCAGAAAATCCCTTCCAATAAAGGCTTGAGCACCCCTGCATAGGGCTGATTGGAAGTTGCTAAGGCTAGCAGAATGCCACTGAACAAAATCCCAATCAAAACGCTGGCTCCAACGCCAACTCCAATTCCAGCGTAGACCCAAGCATTCAGGCGGGTTTGATTGGCTTTTTTAAGATAAGCCAGCACAATTCCAACAACCAAAGCTGCTTCCACCCCTTCTCGAAGGGTAATGACAAAAGTCGGTAAGGCTGCACTAAAATCGATCGCCATTTTTTCCTCAGAATATGGATATGCGAGTCTTTCCTGAATTCGCACCCTTAACTAAAATCTCGTAGCATCTTCCGCAACTCTAACGCGTGCATTTCTTCATTGCTAATCATTGTGCGGGCAAATTCTTCGAGGTAAACCGATGCATCTTCAACCACTTCTAGTAAAGCTTTATAAAGG
Protein-coding regions in this window:
- a CDS encoding sugar transferase, with the protein product MASNYLSTLKPDLRSLGSDLRSPSITRFRRGIVIKWLRVALLVISDAVGITSAWWLASLLGTPLASPWHVSHSSQGATLLPLILAVIIGIVGARGLYKAGNHRRDYLALIKSVSLAEVLLLLIAFLYEPDQTISRSTFLLSWFLTAVFTSAGRFCLDFTTHFLRKLGAIRYSVFLISEIENRDRHSHLIEQESHYNIVETADASALDRANRQRTFESLRSLGVVETFVSWQAIHRRLYLCWHFQRAGITLRILPTNWESFFPRSEFQMLGNVPAPAITAPLIVGSDYWVKRCLDFCCGAALFVVLFPLYLVLAILIKLDSRGPIFFRQTRIGLHGRKFKVWKFRTMVINADQLQVTLESKNEMKDGILFKIKDDPRVTTIGSVLRRYSLDELPQLFNILLGEMSFVGPRPLPVRDVARFEERHFIRQEVLPGITGLWQVSGRSNIESFEDAVNLDISYIANWSLWLDLKILVQTVQVVLQRKGAY
- the mnmH gene encoding tRNA 2-selenouridine(34) synthase MnmH; the protein is MPHLLTVETFINAPGILLDVRSPSEFAQGHIPGAVSFPLFSNDERSQVGICYKQNGRNAAVELGFAIAGSKFAGFIAEAKQLAGDRPIRLYCWRGGMRSEAVAWVLEMAGMNVSLLVGGYKAFRNWALSQFLIPKNAVSLGGMTGTCKTDILTALAQKGAQVLDLENLANHRGSSYGGIGLSPQPSTEHFENLIAVQWAKFHPERTVWIEAESKRIGTCRIPEALFQQMEEAKVIEICRPRSERLASLVQLYGVMDRADLIAATERIRKRLGGLRTQQAIELLQQGQITEAFNIVLDYYDKTYTYDLQRRKSMIQPLDVTGLLASSAAQALLEQEQSLNNSKILQTETL
- the cysC gene encoding adenylyl-sulfate kinase, yielding MGGVTVWFTGLSGAGKTTIRMAVEQVLRAQGHKVEVLDGDIVRENLTKGLGFSKADRDENIRRIGFVSHLLTRNGVIVLVSAISPYREIRDEVRGRIGDFVEVFVNAPLEVCEERDVKGLYKRARSGELKQFTGIDDPYEAPLSPEIECRTDLETLEESTEKVLHYLKELGYLPENSKAA
- a CDS encoding FTR1 family iron permease, giving the protein MDFSAALPTFVITLREGVEAALVVGIVLAYLKKANQTRLNAWVYAGIGVGVGASVLIGILFSGILLALATSNQPYAGVLKPLLEGIFCTVAIALLSWMLVWMTQQARFLKAEVEGAIGAALEGAQGGGWGVFGLVTIAVLREGFETVLFIAAQFQQGWMPVLGAMAGLMGATGIGFLLFQLGVKINLRRFFQVMGVLLLLIVSGLVVTALRKFDGAIAVLSHVDPQFAYLCSNASPSCILGSQVWDASGVLPDRQFPGILLKVFFGYTQKLYLVQAIGYLMFLGTVGGLYFRSITGWSPLPAKQATET